TCAGCATCGGCATCGCCTACTACCCGGAAGACGGCCTGCTGATAGACGAGCTGCTGGCGGTGGCCGACCGCAAGATGTACGGCAACAAGCAATCGCCCAGCCGCCATTCCGAAATCGTGGATTAGGCCTCGCCGCCGACATGAAAAACGCGCCGCCGGACCCAGCTCCGGCGGCGCGTTTACATTCGTACGCCCGATTACGCCAACGTCAGCTCCACTTCGATATTGCCGCGCGTGGCGTTGGAATACGGGCAGATGCCGTGCGCGGCCTCGATCAGCCTCAGGCCGGCGTCGCGCTCCAGCCCGGGCAGCGATACCGCCAGCTTGGCCGCGATGCCGAAGCCGTGGGCGATCGGCCCGATCGACACCTTGCCGGTTACCGACACCTCGGCCGGCAGCCGCACGCCGGCCTGCTGGGCGGCCACCTTCAACGCGCCGATGAAGCAGGCGGAATAGCCGGCCGCGAACAGCTGCTCCGGATTGGTGCCGTCGCCGCCCAGGCCGCCCAGCTCGCGCGGGGTGCTCAACTTCACCTGCAGCGCGCCGTCGCTGGATTCGGCCCGGCCGTCGCGGCCCCCGGTGGCGGTGGCTTCGGCGGTATACAGTACTTTTTGCAGAGGGTTCATCTGGCTCTCCTTGGCTTGACGCCGTTGCGATTAAAATAATGAGCTATTTAATAGTGCACTATCTAACTATCAAAACCCTGACGGGTTCATTGCAGCAGCCGGTCGCGCAGATCGCACAGCGACTGCCTCAATCCGGCGATATCGTCCAGTTGCATTCCGCTCCGGCACAACAATTGCAGCGGAATGCCTTCGGCCTGCGCGCGCAGGGCGCGTCCGGCCTCGGTCAGCCGCACAATCACCACCCGCTCGTCGCTGGACAGCCGGCTGCGCTCCAGCCAGCCGGCGGCTTCCATCCGCTTCAGCAGCGGCGTCAGCGTCGCCGAGTCGAGGTACAGCCGCTCGCCGATGTCCGACACCGAGCGCTCGTCCTGTTCCCACAGCACCAGCAGCACCAGATATTGCGGATAGGTGACGCCCAGCGGCTTCAGGCTGTCGCGGTACGTCTTGTTCATCGCCAGCGAGGCGGAATACAGCGCGAAGCAGAGTTGCTGGTCCAGCCGCAAAAGCGCGTCCTGCGGCGGGCACGTGTTTTCTTGTTCCATGGCCGCATAATAAATAGTGCACTATTTAATTGCAAGCAATTTATTATTATGCGGAACCGCGACGCGCCCGCGCCAAGCGGGCGCGAAACCGCGATCAGGCGGCCGCCCGCACCGGGCCGCGTCCCAGATCGGCCAGCGAGCGGCACACCTGGTGCCAGTCGCCCAGGCTGCGCACGCCCTGCAGAATGATGCGCGCCAGCGAATCGTTGCAGACGGAGGGACCGAACTGCATCAGCATCTCATGCAGCGCGAAACGCAGGGTATGGCTGTCCTGCAGCAAGGCGTCCACCTCCTCGCGCACCTCCTGGCTGACCCGCATGTCGCCCAGCGCGTCCAGCTGCACCTGGTGGCGCGGGCAGAAGCCGGACCGGATCAATGCCAGGTCGTCGTTGATGTCCTGGGCGAACAGCAGCGCGCTGTGCTGCAGGTAGCCGCAGGCGACGATCAGGCTTTCCAGCGAATGCGGGGCCACGGTCGGGCCTCCTGCCGGAAGGGTGGTCATGATGGTTCTCCTCTTGTAATTGGATTTTGCGGCTATTTGAGCATCGCACCCACGGACATGACAATGGCCAGGCGTCGCGGGTTGCAAGCTTTTACTCGAGATTTACAAGGAAATGAAGCACTTGCGGCAAAGACAAACGCCGGCCGGCGTCGTACCATCGAGACACTTTCATACCGGCTTCCATCATGCACATCGTCTATCTGCACGGCTTCAATTCCGGCCCGCAATCGTTGAAAGCGGGCGAAACCGCATCCTGGCTGCGCCAGCACGCGCCCGACATCGTCCTGCACTGCCCGCGGCTTTCGCCCCATCCCGCCGAAGCGGCCCGGCAGGCCGACGAACTCATCGCCGGCCTGCCGGCCGACACGCTGTTGATCGGCAGCTCGCTGGGCGGTTTCTACGCCACCCTGCTGGCGGAACGGCACGACCGCCCCGCGGCGCTGATCAATCCGGCGGTGCGGCCGGACCGGGACCTGGAACGCTTCCGCGGCGAACAGACCAACCCTTACACCGGCGAGGTCTACACGCTGGGAGACGACGATCTGCGGGCGCTGCAGGAACAAAGGACGGCGGCGCCGGCCGCCGGCCGCTACTGGCTGCTGCTGGGCAGCCGCGACGAGACGCTGGACTGGCGCGAGGCGGCCGTCCATTACCGCCACAGCCGGCAGACTGTATTCAACGGCGACGACCACCGGCTGAACAACTGGCCCAAGGTATTGCCGGAGGTGGTCGCCTGGGCGCGCCGGCAACTGTCCAGCCGCGCTTGACGGCCTGTCCAGCCGCCCGCGCTTGCGGGCCCCGCGCGAGCGGGCGCAGACTATGCCATCCACTCGCAAAGGAAACGCCATGAGCCAAGCTATCGTTTTCGCCGAAACCGGCGGCCCGGAAGTGCTGCGCCTGCAGAGCGCGGAGGTCGGTCAGCCCGGACCCGGCCAGGCGCGGGTGCGCCACACTGCGATCGGCGTCAATTTCATCGACACCTATCAGCGCAGCGGCCTGTATCCGACGCCGCTGCCCAGCGGCCTGGGCAGCGAGGCGGCCGGCGTGGTGGAAGCGGTGGGCGAGGGCGTGGCCGGCCTCAGGCCCGGCGACCGCGTCGCCTACGCCGGCGGCCCGCTGGGCGCCTATTCGACCGAGCGGCTGATCGCCGCCGAACACCTGGTCAAGCTGCCCGACGGCATCGCCGACGAGACCGCCGCCTGCGCGATGCTGCAGGGGATGACTGTCGAATACCTGGTTCAGCGCACGTTTCCCGTTCAGCCGGGCCAGACCGTGTTGTGGCACGCCGCCGCCGGCGGCGTCGGCCAGATCGCGCTGCAATGGCTGTCGGCGATGGGCGTCCAGGTGATCGCCACCGTGGGCTCGCAGGCCAAGGCCGAGATCGCGCGCAGCCTGGGCGCCGCCCACGTGATCCTGTACCGCGAGGAAGACGTGGCGGCACGGGTGAGGGAAATCACCGGTGGCAGGGGCGTGCCGGTGGTGTTCGATTCGGTGGGCAAGGATACTTTCGAATCGTCGCTGGACAGCCTGGCGCCGAGGGGAATGATGATCACCTTCGGCAACGCTTCCGGCCCGGTGCCGGCGCTGTCGCCGCTGGAATTGACCAAGCGCGGCTCGCTGTTCCTGACCCGTCCCAAACTGGGCGACTACATCGCCTCCCGGACCGATCTGGAAGCTTCGTCGGCGGCGCTGTTCAGCCGGCTGCGGGACGGCACGATCAAGCTTTCGCCGTCTCACCGCTATCCATTGGCGGAAGCGGCGCAGGCGCACCGCGACCTCGAGGCGCGACGCACTACCGGCTCCATCATCCTGCAGCCCTGATCTCCCGGCTACTCGTCCAGCGGCGGCGCAGGGCGTCTGCAACCGTGGCGGCGGCCCGCGGCGCAAGCCGCGTCGTCCGCCGCGCAGGGCTGCCCGCCGCGCGCGGAGCAGGCCGCCGGCGGCAGCCTCTCGTCCACGCAGGCGCGGCGCTGCGCGCCCAGCATGCCTTCGCACGACGATTGCGCCGCCATCAGCGCTTCGCAGCGCCTGGCGTCGCGCTGCCGCTGGCAGCCCAGAGGCGGGGTGTAATAGGCGAGGCAGCCGCGGCGGCCGGCCTCGGGCAGATCCAGGCAACTACGCAGGCCCTGCAGGTGCGCCTGGCATCGTTGCGGGGCGACGGCCCCGGCGCACTCGTCCTTCGCCGCCCATCCGGCAAGCGGAAAGGCCAACAAACCGCACAGCAACAGGCCGATTCCAGCCCTACCCGCCGCGCCTGGGCCGCGCGTCCCCCCTTGCCTCATCGTCCTGTCCTTTCCCGAGCGGACGGAATCAATCGGATTGGTTTTGCATCTGCTCTTGCCGGCGTTTATCCTGCCAAAAATTGGGCCTGCTGGGTATCGACTTGACGTGGCCATCCGGCGGAGGCAGCAGCCGGCTGGATTGATGCTGGACCGGATCGAAGCCGATGTCGCCGTTGCGCGCGGCCTCGCGCTGGCGCAGATTGCGCAAGCGGCGCTTGTCCGGGCATGGCTGATCGTCGCCGCAGGCGCGCGCCGACGGCCGGTGCTCGGCATGCCTGCCGGGCCCCGGGCCGGGGAAGGGCTGAGCCAGCGCGGCCTGCTGCGCCAGCAGGCCGCCCAGCGCCAGCATGATCAGATATCGCTTCATGTCGACATTCTATCCTGTCTGTCGGCCACGCTGCCATCGCCGCTCGGGAGGGCAAAACGCAGGCGTGGCAAGGTATTGAACGCGGATCGGCGGCGGAGGGGGCCGTAGACCGGCAGGGGCGGATTCGGCCAGCGTCATGAAAATATTGCATATTTTCCACTTGAAACGACTTCGGCGCCGGCCATTTGTTCCAGCTTAAGCGCAAGCGTTTGCGCGGACGTCAATGGGGAGCTCACAATTGTTAACGACTGTATCGCGACGTGGCGGCTTAACATCTGTAAAAACAAGGCGCCCCAGCGCATGCCATGCCGCGCTAAGCTGGCAGCCGGAACACTAAGGAACAGCATATGGAACACAATAAAATCCTGGTCGTCGACGACGACGCTAAGCTGCGCGAACTGCTGACCCGCTACCTGACCCAGCAGGGTTACATCGTGGAAACGCTGCCCGATCCCAAGGACCTGGACCGCAAGCTGGCGCGCAACCGTCCCGATCTGATCGTGCTGGACGTGATGATGCCCGGCGAAGACGGCCTGGCGGTGGTGCGCCGGCTGCGCGCCCAGGGCGAGACCCTGCCGGTAATCATGCTGACCGCGCGCGGCGAGGACATCGACCGCATCCTGG
This genomic window from Chromobacterium violaceum ATCC 12472 contains:
- a CDS encoding organic hydroperoxide resistance protein, which codes for MNPLQKVLYTAEATATGGRDGRAESSDGALQVKLSTPRELGGLGGDGTNPEQLFAAGYSACFIGALKVAAQQAGVRLPAEVSVTGKVSIGPIAHGFGIAAKLAVSLPGLERDAGLRLIEAAHGICPYSNATRGNIEVELTLA
- a CDS encoding MarR family winged helix-turn-helix transcriptional regulator — its product is MEQENTCPPQDALLRLDQQLCFALYSASLAMNKTYRDSLKPLGVTYPQYLVLLVLWEQDERSVSDIGERLYLDSATLTPLLKRMEAAGWLERSRLSSDERVVIVRLTEAGRALRAQAEGIPLQLLCRSGMQLDDIAGLRQSLCDLRDRLLQ
- a CDS encoding YqiA/YcfP family alpha/beta fold hydrolase is translated as MHIVYLHGFNSGPQSLKAGETASWLRQHAPDIVLHCPRLSPHPAEAARQADELIAGLPADTLLIGSSLGGFYATLLAERHDRPAALINPAVRPDRDLERFRGEQTNPYTGEVYTLGDDDLRALQEQRTAAPAAGRYWLLLGSRDETLDWREAAVHYRHSRQTVFNGDDHRLNNWPKVLPEVVAWARRQLSSRA
- a CDS encoding quinone oxidoreductase family protein encodes the protein MSQAIVFAETGGPEVLRLQSAEVGQPGPGQARVRHTAIGVNFIDTYQRSGLYPTPLPSGLGSEAAGVVEAVGEGVAGLRPGDRVAYAGGPLGAYSTERLIAAEHLVKLPDGIADETAACAMLQGMTVEYLVQRTFPVQPGQTVLWHAAAGGVGQIALQWLSAMGVQVIATVGSQAKAEIARSLGAAHVILYREEDVAARVREITGGRGVPVVFDSVGKDTFESSLDSLAPRGMMITFGNASGPVPALSPLELTKRGSLFLTRPKLGDYIASRTDLEASSAALFSRLRDGTIKLSPSHRYPLAEAAQAHRDLEARRTTGSIILQP